Proteins from a genomic interval of Candidatus Nanopelagicales bacterium:
- a CDS encoding DUF6159 family protein codes for MGSWGASKAITKDTWGVVKRNPYMFWFPVVAGVVATVAVLVIAGTGLGVLGITTVTSDVTSAASGGELPTSTLIIGIVILILAAYAGTLITQVCMGGLVHCANEELNGRSSSFGAGIAAAFGRLPALLGWAAIQTAVGWLLSMIQGNGGDNIIITILRAILASLAAVAWSVISFFVLPMIMLRGKGPLSGIKESVKLIRATWGMQIAGGVRIGGMILLIALLPGILALVAGVFLAAGDQLVLGIPLAAIGIVVILAGQVLISALRAVFSVALLHFAEQGQAIGPYNMGELQSAVRVKS; via the coding sequence ATGGGCTCGTGGGGCGCCAGCAAGGCAATCACCAAGGACACCTGGGGTGTGGTCAAACGTAATCCCTACATGTTCTGGTTCCCCGTCGTCGCCGGTGTGGTGGCGACAGTCGCGGTCCTCGTCATCGCCGGGACCGGCTTGGGCGTTCTCGGCATCACCACCGTCACCAGTGACGTCACCTCAGCTGCGAGCGGTGGTGAACTGCCCACCAGCACGCTGATCATCGGGATAGTGATCCTGATCCTTGCCGCTTACGCGGGAACGCTGATCACCCAAGTGTGTATGGGTGGGCTCGTGCACTGCGCCAACGAGGAGTTGAACGGCCGGTCGTCGTCCTTCGGTGCGGGAATCGCCGCCGCGTTCGGTCGGTTGCCCGCCTTGCTGGGATGGGCCGCGATCCAGACCGCGGTTGGCTGGTTGTTGTCCATGATCCAAGGCAACGGCGGCGACAACATCATCATCACCATCCTGCGGGCGATTCTGGCCTCCCTCGCGGCCGTGGCCTGGTCGGTCATCTCCTTCTTCGTGTTGCCGATGATCATGCTGCGGGGGAAAGGCCCCCTGTCAGGGATCAAGGAGTCCGTGAAACTCATCAGGGCCACGTGGGGCATGCAGATCGCGGGCGGAGTGCGGATCGGCGGTATGATCCTGCTGATCGCGCTGCTGCCGGGCATCCTCGCCCTCGTGGCGGGAGTGTTCCTCGCGGCCGGGGATCAGTTGGTCTTGGGTATCCCGTTGGCCGCGATCGGCATCGTCGTCATCCTTGCCGGACAGGTGCTGATCAGTGCGTTGAGGGCGGTCTTCTCGGTGGCGCTTCTCCACTTCGCGGAGCAGGGTCAGGCCATCGGCCCCTACAACATGGGCGAACTTCAGTCCGCGGTGCGAGTCAAGAGCTGA
- a CDS encoding Pr6Pr family membrane protein, producing the protein MPVADAAELEVPDTLTLAPSGAWVTVAKFYHGLIALIGTCTLGLSIYLSITQPENGGPLNAVIFTLSYFTVLSNILAMATNWAMFANPVRDSGAFRWMRMTSLVMIVITGLIYAIVLAPISHPEGLGVYTNMGYHYIVPWATLLGFLLFGPRPRFTWDLVPKMMIVPVLWLLYTLVHGAFLTQPPPNPPETTTLGEPQHWYPYPFIDVNDPSPLIPGVALEGYAGVGVNLVVIVILGLVFATLFLGLDRLLSGFKKPTPLP; encoded by the coding sequence ATGCCTGTCGCAGACGCCGCCGAACTGGAAGTTCCGGACACACTCACGCTCGCCCCGAGCGGTGCCTGGGTGACAGTCGCGAAGTTCTACCACGGGCTGATCGCACTGATCGGAACCTGCACGCTGGGCCTGAGCATCTACCTATCGATCACGCAGCCGGAGAACGGCGGTCCGCTGAACGCGGTGATCTTCACCCTGAGCTACTTCACGGTCTTGTCCAACATCCTGGCCATGGCCACCAACTGGGCGATGTTCGCGAACCCGGTGCGCGACAGTGGGGCGTTTCGATGGATGAGGATGACCAGCCTCGTCATGATCGTGATCACCGGACTCATCTACGCGATCGTCTTGGCCCCCATCTCCCACCCGGAGGGTCTCGGCGTCTACACGAACATGGGCTACCACTACATCGTCCCGTGGGCGACGCTGTTGGGTTTCCTTCTGTTCGGACCGCGCCCCCGGTTCACGTGGGATCTCGTTCCCAAGATGATGATCGTCCCGGTGCTCTGGCTGCTCTACACACTCGTCCACGGCGCGTTCCTGACTCAGCCACCCCCCAATCCGCCCGAGACCACGACGTTGGGTGAGCCTCAGCACTGGTATCCGTATCCCTTCATCGACGTGAACGACCCCTCACCGCTGATCCCGGGTGTCGCGCTCGAGGGGTATGCGGGAGTTGGTGTGAATCTGGTGGTGATCGTGATCCTCGGTCTGGTGTTCGCCACACTGTTCTTAGGGCTGGATCGACTCTTGAGTGGATTTAAGAAGCCGACGCCGTTGCCGTAG